One window of Bacillota bacterium genomic DNA carries:
- a CDS encoding low-specificity L-threonine aldolase, giving the protein MHDDTLPVIDLRSDTVTQPTEAMREAMARAAVGDDVFGDDPTVRALEEKAAFLLGKEAALFLPSGTMANLAALLSHTTPGQEVLLGRQCHIYRYEVGGLSRVAGLLPALFRDDDGLPDPDEVRSLLHPPSILFPQPALLCLENTHNLAGGVVLPPDRLAALAAVAREAGLAVHLDGARLFNAAVALGVDARAWTEPVDSVMISLSKGLSAPVGSVLAGRRDFIERARKARKLLGGGMRQVGVIAAAGIVALETMIARLAEDHAVAAAIADALAAIDGVHVDRARVQTNMVYFTLAEGDAASFVERLARHGVLAVAMGPRLVRFVTHRHIALSDVPRIAAAVRASL; this is encoded by the coding sequence ATGCATGACGACACGCTACCCGTCATCGATCTGCGCAGCGACACGGTAACCCAGCCCACCGAGGCGATGCGGGAAGCCATGGCCCGCGCCGCCGTGGGCGACGACGTTTTCGGCGACGACCCGACGGTACGGGCCCTGGAGGAGAAGGCGGCGTTCCTGCTCGGCAAGGAAGCGGCGCTCTTCCTGCCCAGCGGCACGATGGCCAACTTGGCGGCGCTTTTGTCCCACACGACGCCGGGCCAGGAAGTGCTGCTCGGCCGCCAATGCCACATTTATCGTTACGAAGTGGGCGGTTTGTCGCGCGTTGCAGGCCTGCTCCCCGCCCTTTTCCGCGACGACGACGGCCTGCCCGACCCCGACGAGGTGCGGTCGCTGCTGCACCCGCCGAGCATTCTCTTCCCGCAGCCCGCGCTCTTGTGCCTCGAAAACACCCACAACTTGGCCGGGGGCGTGGTGCTGCCGCCCGACAGGCTCGCGGCACTGGCCGCGGTGGCGCGCGAGGCCGGCCTGGCGGTGCATTTGGACGGCGCGCGCCTCTTCAACGCGGCCGTGGCGCTGGGCGTCGACGCGCGGGCTTGGACCGAGCCCGTCGATTCGGTTATGATCTCCTTGTCCAAAGGCTTGTCCGCCCCCGTCGGGTCGGTTCTGGCCGGGCGGCGAGACTTTATCGAGCGAGCCCGCAAGGCGCGCAAGCTGCTGGGAGGCGGCATGCGGCAAGTGGGCGTCATCGCGGCGGCGGGCATCGTGGCCCTGGAGACGATGATTGCGCGGCTGGCCGAGGATCACGCCGTGGCCGCGGCCATCGCCGACGCGCTGGCGGCCATCGACGGCGTGCACGTGGACCGGGCGCGCGTGCAGACCAACATGGTCTATTTCACGCTCGCGGAAGGCGATGCCGCGTCGTTCGTGGAGCGCCTGGCGCGGCACGGCGTCCTGGCGGTGGCCATGGGCCCGCGGCTGGTGCGGTTCGTGACGCACCGCCACA